From the Winogradskyella forsetii genome, the window ATTGCCACGACCGAGGAATTGATTGTTTTGGAACGCAGCATTAAAAAAGACGTTAGGGCAGCTAAAAAAGCCGCCTGGACCGCATTCCATAATCCTATTTTATCCGAACGTAAAGAAGCACTTAACTTGCTAGAGAAATTAGCAGCTTCTAGTTCAAACGGCGTTTTCATCAAAAAATTCAAGAACGATTTAGAAGCTTTAGATGAGCCAGTACGACGCGATATACTGTCTGCCACACGAAGAGCATTACGCTATGTGGTTTCAGAATCATCTTCTGAGAAATTAGCACTTCAGAATTGGATAAATAATTATATCAGTAACAATCAACCTAAATACAGTTCACATTTATATAGCGAATCAGAACACAATGCTTTAAACCAATCTCAAATTATCCCAACCTACGACGATGATGCCAAAGAAGTTGATGGACGCGTCGTTTTAAGGGAAAATTTCGATGCCATTTTCAACAGGTATCCAGAAGCTTTAATTTTCGGGGAAGATGCTGGTTATATTGGGGATGTGAATCAAGGGTTGGAAGGGCTTCAGGAAAAATATGGAGCGCTTCGGGTTTCTGATACAGGAATAAGGGAAGCCACCATTATCGGTCAAGGCATTGGGATGGCCATGCGTGGTCTGAGACCTATTGCTGAGATTCAGTATTTAGATTACATTATGTATGCACTTCAAATCATGAGTGACGATCTGGCAACGGTACAATACAGAACTAAAGGTCGCCAAAAAGCGCCATTAATTGTAAGAACCCGTGGACATCGTTTAGAAGGCATCTGGCATTCTGGGTCGCAAATGGGAGGCGTTTTAAATTTGGTTAGAGGCATCCATGTGTTAGTCCCAAGAAATATGACAAAAGCCGCTGGTTTTTATAATACTTTGTTAGACAGTGACGAACCAGCTTTGGTCGTTGAATGTCTAAATGGTTACCGACTTAAAGAGAAATTACCTAACAATATTGGAAAGTTTAAAACACCAATTGGCGTGGTTGAAACTATTAGGGAAGGCGACGATATTACCTTAGTCTCTTATGGCTCTACCTTGCGTTTGGTAGAACAAGCGGCAAAAGAACTCCAAGTTGTTGGTATTGATGCAGAAATTATTGATGTTCAGTCTTTATTACCGTTTGATGTAAACCATGATATTGTAAAAAGTATAGCTAAAACCAGCAGAGTCATGGTAATTGATGAAGACGTCAAAGGTGGTGCTTCAGCTTATATTTTAGATCAAATATTGAATGTGCAAAATGCGTTTCAATATTTAGACAGCCAACCAAAAACTTTAGCAGCCCAACCTCACAGGCCAGCTTACGGAACTGATGGCGATTATTTTTCAAAACCTTCTGTAGAGGATATTTTTGAAGCGATTTATGGTGTGATGCATGAATTGAGTCCTGATGATTTTCCAAAATTGAGATAAGAAAAGTTTAAAAAAAATTATATTAAAGCTCTAAAGCAGTCAATTAATTTATAGTTGACTGCTTTTGTTTTTATATAAACCTTTATATTTAAATAACCACACAATACCTATATTTATCCTATGAAGATTGAATCCATAGTCACTATAAAAAAAGAATTAAAACACCTGTCGCAGGAAGAACTTCTGGAGCTTTGTTTGCGCTTAGGGAAATTCAAAAAAGAAAACAAAGCGTTATTGACCTATTTGTTATTTGAATCCCATGATGAAGATGGTTACATAGCAAGTGTAAAATTAACCTTAGACGAAATGTTTGAAGGGATCAACTCAGACAGTTATTTCTACATGAAGAAAACGATTCGAAAGATTTTGAGACAGATTCGGGTTTATAGTCGGTATTCATTAAAGAAAACAACCGAAGTTGAACTCCTACTCTATTTCTGTGAACGTTTAAATGAATTAAAACCATCAATCCATAGAAACACCACGTTGAGTAATCTTTACGAACGGCAGGTTCTTTCCATCAAAAAGAAAATTAGTGTGCTGCATGAAGATTTACAGTATGATTATAATTTAATGTTAAAATCTCTAGAGTGATTATTTCATAAATACAGTTCTTATTATCTTTAAAAGAAAAATAATTATATGAAAAAGATAAGCTTTTACTCACTTTTAATAGGTTTCATTCTTTACAGTAATCTTTCCTTTGGTCAAGACGAAAATGAATCCACATATTCAAAATTTAGCTTAATTACCTATGGAACTATTGGTTTTGCTAAAGTAGAAAACGATAATCAAGCGAATTATAACTTGGATGCCAACTCTGCTGAGCTGCTTCTAAATTATAAATTCAATAAAAAATATGGGATTTTTACTGGAGTTGGAATAACAGAACTTAGTGGTTCGGGATTTAATGACGAAAGTATCTTTTATCACGAAAGAAGTGTTATTAAAATTCCGTTAGGGCTTTCTATTAGCTATGACCTATCGGATAAGCTTTCAACTTACATGGGTATTGCTGCCTACGGACAAACCATAATAAGTGATGAGTATAGGTATATCGATAGAACTGTAGAAGATTTATACGAAGGTTGGAATTTTGGTGCGCAATTTAGTCTTGGGATTACACATCAAGTTGACGATTGTCTTAGTATTGGCTTAATTTATTCTGGCCAATCGGACTTTACCAAGTTAGAAACAACAGACAATGCCTCTTTTAAGGATGAACAAAAAATAACAGATTTAAATACCTTAGGTTTATTATTAGAGTGGACGTTCTGAGATTAATTATCTTGCTTACTAGCCCTTCGGCTACCTCCATACATTTCGTATGTAACTAATCGCGCTACAGGCTTAGCGTTGATAAGATTGCTAATATTTCATAATACCTAGTAACACCTTTCTATAATCTCCACAAATAGTACCCTTTACATTTGAAATCGCAGGTTTACATTTTTGCAGATTCTACAACCTAAAAATGTTTCCACAAACATTTAGTTCGTTTTGTATCTAAGTTATAAGTTAAGGTGACGTTAAACCGCAGAATTTTTTTTGACTTTGCTGGATTAACTTGTAACTTTAGTTTATAACCAAAATAAACATATTATGACTTATAAAGAAAAAGCACAAGATATTTACAATCAATTAGGACAAGGAAAGCTATTAGATGCCTTCGATCAATACTACGGTGACAATGTGGTAATGACAGAACCAACTGGCACTAGAAAAGGTAAACCCGAGTGCAGAAAATATGAAGAAAAATTTTTAGAACATGTAAAAGAATTTCATGGACTGGAAGTCCATCATATTGGAGCCAACGAAAATGATTCGACCTCATTTGTAGAAAGCACTATGGATGTTACCTTTAATGCTGGCAACCGAGAAAAATTACGTCAGGTTGCTGTTCAACAATGGAGTGGTGATCATATCACACATGAACGTTTCTATTACGATAATGAAAATCTTAACAAACCAAAGATTGAGATTTAAATAGAAAAATTTTTGGCTGTATTATCAACAAAGACAACTCGTGAGTTGTCTTTATTGTTTACTAGCCTTCCGGCTACCTTCATACATTTCATATTTTACCAATCGTGCTTCAAGCTTAGCGTTGAATACCTTAATTTTTCGTGATGGTCTTAAGCCCACTGATTTTAACGCTTCAAGATTAGACGTAATGAGCCATGCATTGGTTCCTGGATAACCATGTTTTAAGGTGGTTCCAATATTCCCATAGAATTCTTCCACATTCAAGTTTTCTAAACGCTCACCATAAGGTGGGTTAAAAACCATATGCAATTTCTCATTGCCTGATTTTTGGGTTTTAAAGAAATCTTCGTGCTGAATATGAATAAATTCATCCAAATGCGCATTCTTTATATTTTCCTTTGCTTTGGCAATGGCTGAAGGCGACTTATCATAACCTATTATTTTATGATGAAAGTCCCTCGTTTTCTTCAAAAGGGATTCCTCAATAGTCTCAAATAAATCTACATCCCAATCCGTCCAACGTTCAAAGGCAAATTCCTTTCGCATTAAATTTGGAGGAATATTACAAGCAATCATAGCCGCTTCGGCCAGCATAGTGCCACTACCGCACATTGGGTCCATAAAATCGGTTTGGCCGTCCCAACCACTCATCATAATTAATCCAGCGGCTAAAACTTCGTTAATTGGCGCAATATTGGTGGCTGTTTTGTAACCACGACGGTGTAAAGATTCGCCCGAAGTGTCCAAGGAAATGGTGCAACGTTGTCTATCTATATGTACATTAATCTTTAAATCCGGAAATCGTAAATCCACATCTGGTCGTGTGCCATCAATATCCCTAAAACGATCTACAATCGCATCCTTGGTTTTTAGAGCTGTGTATTGCGAATGTGTAAATACACTATTGTGAACCGTGGCATCAACCGCCAAAGAACCTGTGGGTTTTAGGTAATCTTCCCACTTCATTTGCTTTACATTCTTATAGAGATCCTCTTCCCTAGCAACCCGAAACGAATGAATGGGTTTTAATATTTTGATAGCTGTTCTTATCCCAAGATTGGCCTTGTACATAAAGCCTTTATCGCCAACAAAACTTACATTTCTGACCCCTTTTTCCACTTCCATAGCACCAAGCTGTGTCAGTTCCTTTGCTAAAATATCTTCGAAGCCAAATAAAGTCTTGGCTAACATCTTATAATTATTGTCCATAAGTTCCGCTTAATAGATTGCAAAAATACAGTATTTTTGCAGGACATTTAATGTTATGACTAAATCTACAAAACAATGGTACGCATCGTGGTTTGACACACCATACTACCATATTTTATATAAGGACAGGAATTACGATGAAGCCCAAGGGTTTATGGATAATCTCACCAACTATCTCAATCTGCCCGAAGGCGGTAAAATCCTAGATTTAGCTTGTGGCAAAGGTAGGCATTCGGTGTATCTTAATTCTTTGGGTTACGATGTTACTGGAGTCGATTTATCGGAACAAAGTATTGCACACGCCAAACATTACGAAAACGAAACCCTGAAGTTTAATGTTCATGATATGAGCAAACCGTATCCCGATACTTTTGATGCCGTTTTTAATCTTTTTACAAGTTTTGGCTATTTTGATGATGACAGTTGTAATTTAAAAACCATAACATCCATTAAAGCAGAACTAAATGAATTTGGCTTTGGTGTCATCGATTTTATGAACACCAATCATGTGATTGAAAATTTAGTAGCTGAAGATGTGAAAACGGTTGAAGGCATCGATTTTCATCAGAAACGCTATGTAAAAGATGGTTATATTATAAAGGATATAAGTTTTGAAGTGCCTGCTGAGGAAAGTCGAACTATGGATGGCGAAAAATTCGAATTTCAAGAACGGGTTAAAGCCTTTACTTTAGAAGATTTTGAAATACTGTTTGAAAAGGCAGGCGTTCATTTGTTAGATATATTTGGTGATTTTAAATTACGAAAATTCCATGCTAAAACATCCGAACGCTTAATCATGATTTTTAAGTAAACCCATACATGAATAGCTATTTACTACCATTACTAGCCGTTGTCATTGGTGTTGTTATTGCTTTATTGACCAAAAAGCAAAAGTCAATTTACACCAAGTTGTTGTTATCTTTTAGTGGTGCTTTTTTATTGGCATTGACACTTTTCGATTTATTACCAGAAGTCTATCGTCATATCGATGCCAAACTCACAGGTTTGTACATTATGTGTGGTATTTTGCTTCAGATTATTTTAGAGTTTTTCTCAAAAGGTGCCGAACATGGCCATGTGCATATTCATAAAAACGATACCCAATTTCCTTGGTTGCTATTCATCAGTTTATGTATCCATAGTTTTTTGGAAGGATTTCCTA encodes:
- a CDS encoding alpha-ketoacid dehydrogenase subunit alpha/beta, whose product is MKTNPDTKTEITFEDFKAEVLNDYKLAVTSRECSLLGRREVLTGKAKFGIFGDGKEIPQIAWAKAFENGDFRSGYYRDQTFMMAIGELTIEQFFAGLYANTDIKDEPMSAGRQMGGHFATHSLDADGNWKNLTEQKNSSADISPTAGQMPRLLGLAQASKIYRKVKGIDSTNFSKSGNEIAWGTIGNASTSEGLFFETINAAGVLQVPMIVSIWDDNYGISVHARHQTTKENISEILKGFQRNEDDKGYEIFRVDGWNYPELMDTYQRAAKISRKEHVPVMIHVQELTQPQGHSTSGSHERYKDQERLAWEAEYDCNAQMRKWIIENNIATTEELIVLERSIKKDVRAAKKAAWTAFHNPILSERKEALNLLEKLAASSSNGVFIKKFKNDLEALDEPVRRDILSATRRALRYVVSESSSEKLALQNWINNYISNNQPKYSSHLYSESEHNALNQSQIIPTYDDDAKEVDGRVVLRENFDAIFNRYPEALIFGEDAGYIGDVNQGLEGLQEKYGALRVSDTGIREATIIGQGIGMAMRGLRPIAEIQYLDYIMYALQIMSDDLATVQYRTKGRQKAPLIVRTRGHRLEGIWHSGSQMGGVLNLVRGIHVLVPRNMTKAAGFYNTLLDSDEPALVVECLNGYRLKEKLPNNIGKFKTPIGVVETIREGDDITLVSYGSTLRLVEQAAKELQVVGIDAEIIDVQSLLPFDVNHDIVKSIAKTSRVMVIDEDVKGGASAYILDQILNVQNAFQYLDSQPKTLAAQPHRPAYGTDGDYFSKPSVEDIFEAIYGVMHELSPDDFPKLR
- a CDS encoding nuclear transport factor 2 family protein — protein: MTYKEKAQDIYNQLGQGKLLDAFDQYYGDNVVMTEPTGTRKGKPECRKYEEKFLEHVKEFHGLEVHHIGANENDSTSFVESTMDVTFNAGNREKLRQVAVQQWSGDHITHERFYYDNENLNKPKIEI
- a CDS encoding THUMP domain-containing class I SAM-dependent RNA methyltransferase translates to MDNNYKMLAKTLFGFEDILAKELTQLGAMEVEKGVRNVSFVGDKGFMYKANLGIRTAIKILKPIHSFRVAREEDLYKNVKQMKWEDYLKPTGSLAVDATVHNSVFTHSQYTALKTKDAIVDRFRDIDGTRPDVDLRFPDLKINVHIDRQRCTISLDTSGESLHRRGYKTATNIAPINEVLAAGLIMMSGWDGQTDFMDPMCGSGTMLAEAAMIACNIPPNLMRKEFAFERWTDWDVDLFETIEESLLKKTRDFHHKIIGYDKSPSAIAKAKENIKNAHLDEFIHIQHEDFFKTQKSGNEKLHMVFNPPYGERLENLNVEEFYGNIGTTLKHGYPGTNAWLITSNLEALKSVGLRPSRKIKVFNAKLEARLVKYEMYEGSRKASKQ
- a CDS encoding class I SAM-dependent methyltransferase — protein: MTKSTKQWYASWFDTPYYHILYKDRNYDEAQGFMDNLTNYLNLPEGGKILDLACGKGRHSVYLNSLGYDVTGVDLSEQSIAHAKHYENETLKFNVHDMSKPYPDTFDAVFNLFTSFGYFDDDSCNLKTITSIKAELNEFGFGVIDFMNTNHVIENLVAEDVKTVEGIDFHQKRYVKDGYIIKDISFEVPAEESRTMDGEKFEFQERVKAFTLEDFEILFEKAGVHLLDIFGDFKLRKFHAKTSERLIMIFK
- a CDS encoding ZIP family metal transporter, which translates into the protein MNSYLLPLLAVVIGVVIALLTKKQKSIYTKLLLSFSGAFLLALTLFDLLPEVYRHIDAKLTGLYIMCGILLQIILEFFSKGAEHGHVHIHKNDTQFPWLLFISLCIHSFLEGFPIHQHNDMVYGVLIHKIPIAILITSFLLQSSYSKLQMVSFLVVFAVMTPMGTFISNHSSVATNYVDVVNAIVIGIFLHISTTILFETGEGHKFNLSKLVAICLGILIAYFI